A single window of Gossypium hirsutum isolate 1008001.06 chromosome A10, Gossypium_hirsutum_v2.1, whole genome shotgun sequence DNA harbors:
- the LOC121208457 gene encoding photosystem II D1 precursor processing protein PSB27-H2, chloroplastic → MALNLAPKISVPNINSMERPQTKFGKLQFRCYVVEPSFSSRRRIIARTTTATLLAVLTFNCISTPLPVRAESDEDQGVAGAIKSLFDPNEKTKSGKVLPKAYVKSAREVVKTLRESLKEDPKDVAKFRRTADSAKESIRDYLSNWRGQEKVAGEESYMELEKAIRALASFYSKAGPSAPLPEEIKNEILNDLSTAEEFL, encoded by the exons ATGGCTCTTAATCTTGCCCCAAAGATTTCTGTCCCTAATATCAACTCCATGGAGAGACCTCAAACTAAAT TTGGTAAACTGCAATTTAGGTGTTATGTAGTTGAACCATCTTTCTCGAGCCGTCGCCGAATAATAGCACGTACTACCACTGCTACATTGTTGGCTGTTCTGACCTTCAACTGCATTTCGACTCCATTACCAGTACGGGCCGAATCGGACGAGGACCAAGGTGTTGCAGGGGCTATTAAATCGTTGTTTGATCCTAATGAGAAAACAAAGTCAGGTAAAGTGTTGCCGAAGGCTTATGTAAAGTCGGCAAGAGAAGTCGTGAAAACGCTGCGCGAATCGCTGAAGGAGGATCCCAAGGATGTCGCTAAATTTAGACGAACGGCAGATTCGGCAAAGGAGTCGATCCGAGATTATTTGAGTAATTGGAGGGGGCAAGAGAAGGTGGCTGGTGAG GAATCATATATGGAACTGGAAAAGGCGATTAGAGCACTGGCCAGTTTCTACTCAAAGGCAGGTCCCTCTGCTCCATTGCCAGAAGAGATTAAGAATGAGATATTGAATGATTTGAGCACAGCTGAAGAATTTTTGTAG